One stretch of Ictalurus punctatus breed USDA103 chromosome 5, Coco_2.0, whole genome shotgun sequence DNA includes these proteins:
- the LOC108265714 gene encoding helicase ARIP4 isoform X1, which yields MFKSGLRYFLMYCVRFFTVQCLSNLVNKVAAPEFKNSAAVSTEHRIPTRSGKAKRKTVAQVHSMGVAMSKCKRSRSPPRSTDDQNQNVGYSSENESQGNNSLRWHCGLPSSSGKTSTRMPSCPLSHLEGRSPNIGLDNAKKRISKPAHMRRNIRKLLKEHHLDVVTKVSQLEETKRRKRLDQRNNFTVAPELVYTHTLGDLCASLTYGSKESAVCVQTSNSSNAYSTEVSVLRTTAPIREAVCVSVDQSSVEKTTSCFISKSANEDSESSGVPLNNAVNQPDAQERVLINVGHPEDDSDIYLSPQLACFVKPHQIGGIRFLYNNLVESQKHFKSTPGFGCILAHSMGLGKTLQVISFIDILLRHTGAHTVLAIVPVNTLHNWLAEFNLWVPPAEALPPDNDPGHITPRNFKVHILNDEHKTTSSRAKVVEDWYRDGGVLLMGYEMYRLLSLKKSFVTGRKKKNTKPCEQGIIDVDKEDHQQKLMKGIERALSQPGPDVVVCDEGHRIKNWHASTSQALKGIGTRRRLVLTGYPLQNNLYEYWCMVDFVRPGFLGTRPEFSNMFVRPILNGQCVDSTPEDVQLMRYRSHVLHNLLEGFVQRCGHDVLCSQLPQKQEHVILVRLTALQRALYVEFMNRFREAGNTGWLSLNPLKAFCVCCKIWNHPDILFEALERENMASEQDLDLDDITASSTHCSANQSSKPCESSSNQGELTLSRLQEKSSQVITYEWAKDIMAGYKKGILENSAKMVLFFHIIEESVMSGDKVLVFSQSLSTLTVIEEFLVKRTMPDYSGSGVKQTWVRNVNYYRLDGSTSVSERERLINQFNDVTNNSARLFLLSTRAGCLGVNLIGANRVVVFDASWNPCHDAQAVCRVYRYGQRKPCHIYRLVSDFTLEKKIYDRQISKQGMSDRVIDDLNPVLTFTRREVESLLNLVEEEPDPLDSAYLLHPQENMETVLRKACMRYPHLITKQPFNHESLLMDRQDLKLTKEEKQAAKKSYENEKRASVPYTRPSYAHYYPASDQSLTNIPAFSQRNWRPPSQLEDKPAASIHLAQTTLTPTVHKKEGQKESQVSAPSVKLGPKSALNFPVTYLQKAGVFVQKTVTTTDIVIPGANNLSETKTKISAGESIHIIRGTKGTYIRTSDGRIFAIRAVRKSRQSEESTDTKKDMPPSLENSISKSTSGSLSPDNMPKVLTPKAMTRPLSPDTPEILSELQRYTKVPPLPPSGVANPETASEKGVMILPQTNIASPDNDVPLDLRGTKRKSTSPPANEYSSKQQTPEQRGSVPPSGQNYPFTGTYGLNSPINPGVNHALLSSLNSMWSPYFQPHVPMVEHQLMFQISPDTYNLRNTALPSSSPTSSSITSSTTATSSSSISVSSSCLMSHEVPGTFVPTFLSQYGQPLGMYPSMLMTQGIPGQAGSSILPQYVSSGPQGGANESCLVTDNRAPRAEDNSHICDNHDDVIAMMDQ from the exons ATCAGAATCAGAATGTAGGCTACAGCTCTGAAAATGAATCTCAGGGCAATAATTCTTTGCGATGGCACTGTGGCCTTCCCTCTTCCTCAGGTAAGACTTCAACACGGATGCCATCTTGCCCTCTGTCTCACCTGGAGGGCCGCAGTCCAAATATTGGCTTGGACAATGCCAAGAAGAGAATCTCAAAACCTGCTCACATGCGGAGGAACATCAG GAAGTTGTTGAAAGAGCACCACTTGGATGTGGTAACTAAAGTTTCCCAACTTGAAGAGACAAAGAGACGCAAGCGCCTGGATCAGAGGAACAATTTTACTGTAGCTCCAGAgcttgtgtacacacacacactag GGGATCTGTGTGCAAGTCTGACATATGGCTCCAAGGAAAGTGCAGTATGTGTGCAAACAAGCAACAGCAGTAACGCATACAGCACTGAAGTGTCAGTGCTTCGAACAACTGCCCCTATAAGAG aggctgtgtgtgtttctgtagacCAAAGTTCAGTTGAGAAAACCACCTCATGCTTCATCAGCAAATCTGCCAATGAGGATTCTGAGAGCAGCGGTGTGCCTCTTAACAATGCTGTCAACCAACCAGATGCTCAGGAGCGAGTCCTCATCAATGTCGGTCACCCAGAGGATGACAGTGACATCTACCTCTCCCCTCAACTTGCATGTTTCGTCAAACCTCATCAG ATTGGAGGAATTCGGTTTCTGTACAATAACTTGGTTGAGTCACAGAAGCATTTTAAAAGCACCCCTGGTTTTGGCTGTATCCTGGCTCACAGCATGGGCCTGGGTAAAACTCTACAGGTCATCTCTTTCATCGACATCCTGCTGCGCCACACCGGAGCTCACACCGTGCTCGCCATCGTCCCT GTGAACACACTACATAACTGGTTGGCGGAATTTAATCTCTGGGTCCCGCCTGCTGAAGCCCTGCCACCTGACAATGACCCTGGCCACATTACGCCACGTAACTTTAAGGTTCACATCCTTAATGACGAGCACAa GACCACAAGCAGCCGTGCTAAGGTAGTCGAAGACTGGTACAGAGATGGTGGTGTGCTGCTAATGGGCTATGAGATGTACCGCCTACTCTCACTCAAGAAAAGCTTTGTCACTGggcgaaaaaaaaagaacacaaagcCATGTGAGCAGGGTATAATTGATGTAGATAAGGAGGACCACCAGCAGAAGCTAATGAAAG GCATCGAGAGGGCTCTTTCTCAGCCTGGTCCAGATGTGGTGGTCTGTGATGAGGGCCACCGCATTAAGAACTGGCATGCCAGCACCTCACAGGCTCTGAAGGGCATTGGGACACGGCGGCGGCTAGTGCTGACTGGTTACCCACTGCAAAACAACTTGTATGAGTACTGGTGCATGGTGGACTTTGTGCGTCCCGGCTTCCTGGGCACACGGCCTGAGTTCAGCAACATGTTTGTGCGGCCCATCCTGAATGGCCAGTGTGTGGACAGCACACCTGAAGATGTACAGCTCATGCGCTACCGCAGCCATGTGCTACACAATCTGTTGGAAGGCTTTGTACAAAG ATGTGGACATGATGTGCTATGCTCCCAGCTGCCACAGAAGCAGGAGCATGTAATTTTGGTGCGTCTGACGGCACTGCAGCGCGCACTCTATGTTGAATTCATGAATCGCTTTAGAGAGGCTGGAAATACTGGCTGGCTTAGCCTTAACCCACTTAAAGCCTTCTGTGTCTGCTGCAAA ATCTGGAACCACCCTGACATACTGTTTGAGGCACTTGAAAGGGAAAATATGGCCAGTGAGCAGGATCTGGACCTGGATGACATCACTGCTAGCAGTACTCAttgctcagccaatcagagctcgAAACCCTGTGAATCAAGCAGCAATCAAGGAGAACTGACTCTAAGTCGGCTGCAGGAGAAATCCAGTCAGGTTATTACATATGAATGG GCAAAAGACATCATGGCAGGCTATAAGAAAGGCATCTTAGAAAATTCAGCTAAGATGGTCCTGTTTTTTCACATTATTGAGGAAAGCGTCATGAGTGGAGACAAGGTCTTGGTTTTCAG TCAGAGTCTGTCCACGCTTACAGTCATTGAAGAATTTCTGGTCAAGAGAACGATGCCTGACTATAGCGGAAGTGGTGTGAAGCAGACCTGGGTCCGCAATGTCAACTACTATA GGCTGGATGGAAGCACCTCAGTTTCAGAGCGAGAAAGGCTTATAAACCAGTTTAATGATGTGACAAATAATTCTGCTCGGCTTTTTCTGCTGTCCACCAG GGCTGGCTGTCTTGGTGTGAACTTGATTGGTGCCAATCGTGTGGTGGTGTTCGATGCCTcttggaatccatgccatgatgCTCAAGCTGTGTGCCGTGTTTATCGCTATGGGCAGCGCAAGCCATGCCACATCTACAGACTTGTGTCTGACTTTACCTTGGAAAAGAAAATCTATGACCGGCAGATCTCCAAACAGGGAATGTCTG ATCGTGTGATAGATGACTTGAATCCTGTTCTGACATTCACACGCCGGGAGGTGGAGTCTCTCTTGAACCTTGTGGAAGAGGAGCCTGATCCATTAGACTCTGCCTATCTACTCCACCCTCAGGAAAACATGGAGACAGTCCTCAGGAAAGCCTGTATGAGATACCCTCACCTTATAACCAAG CAACCCTTTAACCATGAGTCCTTACTGATGGACCGACAAGACCTCAAACTTACAAAGGAGGAGAAGCAAGCAGCTAAGAAGAGCTATGAGAATGAGAAGAGAGCATCAGTGCCCTACACACGTCCATCATATGCACACTACTACCCAGCTAGTGACCAAAGCCTTACCAACATCCCTGCCTTCAGCCAGAGAAACTG GAGGCCTCCCTCACAGCTGGAGGATAAACCAGCTGCCAGTATTCACCTGGCACAGACAACCCTAACACCAACAGTGCACAAAAAGGAAGGCCAGAAGGAAAGTCAGGTTTCTGCCCCCTCTGTGAAATTAGGCCCCAAATCTGCTCTCAATTTTCCAGTCACCTACCTACAGAAAGCAGGAGTCTTTGTACAGAAGACTGTCACTACTACAG ATATTGTGATTCCTGGTGCAAACAATTTGTCAGAGACAAAGACCAAGATAAGTGCAGGCGAAAGCATCCACATCATCAGAGGAACTAAAG GAACCTACATTCGGACATCGGATGGAAGAATCTTTGCCATCCGTGCTGTGAGAAAATCCAGACAAAGTGAAGAGAGTACAGACACAAAGAAAG ACATGCCACCCTCACTGGAGAACTCCATAAGTAAGAGCACGAGTGGTAGTCTGTCCCCTGATAACATGCCAAAAGTCTTAACTCCCAAAGCCATGACTCGACCTCTCTCCCCAGATACACCAGAAATTCTGAGTGAGCTTCAGCGTTACACCAAAGTGCCACCTCTGCCTCCCTCAGGAGTGGCCAATCCAGAGACAGCCTCAGAAAAGGGAGTTATGATTCTGCCTCAAACCAATATTGCCTCACCAGACAATGATGTGCCACTGGACCTAAGGGGCACAAAGCGCAAATCCACATCACCACCTGCCAATGAATATTCGTCCAAGCAGCAAACTCCAGAACAAAGAGGTTCTGTTCCACCTTCTGGACAGAATTATCCATTCACAGGTACTTACGGCTTAAATTCTCCCATCAACCCTGGTGTAAACCACGCCCTTCTGAGCTCACTCAACTCTATGTGGTCACCCTACTTCCAACCTCATGTTCCTATGGTTGAGCACCAACTCATGTTCCAGATCTCTCCAGATACCTACAACCTTAGAAATACAGCTTTGCCCAGCTCCTCCCCAACATCCTCCAGCATCACCTCTAGTACTACAGCAACTTCATCCTCCTCTATTTCAGTTTCTTCATCATGCTTGATGAGCCATGAAGTACCTGGGACGTTTGTGCCGACATTTCTGTCACAATATGGGCAACCATTGGGTATGTACCCATCCATGCTAATGACTCAAGGGATTCCAGGACAGGCAGGATCTAGCATCCTGCCCCAGTACGTGTCCTCTGGCCCACAAGGTGGTGCTAATGAGTCTTGTCTCGTCACAGACAATAGAGCACCGAGAGCTGAGGATAACAGTCATATTTGCGACAATCATGATGATGTAATTGCAATGATGGACCAGTAA
- the LOC108265714 gene encoding helicase ARIP4 isoform X4 — MGVAMSKCKRSRSPPRSTDDQNQNVGYSSENESQGNNSLRWHCGLPSSSGKTSTRMPSCPLSHLEGRSPNIGLDNAKKRISKPAHMRRNIRKLLKEHHLDVVTKVSQLEETKRRKRLDQRNNFTVAPELVYTHTLGDLCASLTYGSKESAVCVQTSNSSNAYSTEVSVLRTTAPIREAVCVSVDQSSVEKTTSCFISKSANEDSESSGVPLNNAVNQPDAQERVLINVGHPEDDSDIYLSPQLACFVKPHQIGGIRFLYNNLVESQKHFKSTPGFGCILAHSMGLGKTLQVISFIDILLRHTGAHTVLAIVPVNTLHNWLAEFNLWVPPAEALPPDNDPGHITPRNFKVHILNDEHKTTSSRAKVVEDWYRDGGVLLMGYEMYRLLSLKKSFVTGRKKKNTKPCEQGIIDVDKEDHQQKLMKGIERALSQPGPDVVVCDEGHRIKNWHASTSQALKGIGTRRRLVLTGYPLQNNLYEYWCMVDFVRPGFLGTRPEFSNMFVRPILNGQCVDSTPEDVQLMRYRSHVLHNLLEGFVQRCGHDVLCSQLPQKQEHVILVRLTALQRALYVEFMNRFREAGNTGWLSLNPLKAFCVCCKIWNHPDILFEALERENMASEQDLDLDDITASSTHCSANQSSKPCESSSNQGELTLSRLQEKSSQVITYEWAKDIMAGYKKGILENSAKMVLFFHIIEESVMSGDKVLVFSQSLSTLTVIEEFLVKRTMPDYSGSGVKQTWVRNVNYYRLDGSTSVSERERLINQFNDVTNNSARLFLLSTRAGCLGVNLIGANRVVVFDASWNPCHDAQAVCRVYRYGQRKPCHIYRLVSDFTLEKKIYDRQISKQGMSDRVIDDLNPVLTFTRREVESLLNLVEEEPDPLDSAYLLHPQENMETVLRKACMRYPHLITKQPFNHESLLMDRQDLKLTKEEKQAAKKSYENEKRASVPYTRPSYAHYYPASDQSLTNIPAFSQRNWRPPSQLEDKPAASIHLAQTTLTPTVHKKEGQKESQVSAPSVKLGPKSALNFPVTYLQKAGVFVQKTVTTTDIVIPGANNLSETKTKISAGESIHIIRGTKGTYIRTSDGRIFAIRAVRKSRQSEESTDTKKDMPPSLENSISKSTSGSLSPDNMPKVLTPKAMTRPLSPDTPEILSELQRYTKVPPLPPSGVANPETASEKGVMILPQTNIASPDNDVPLDLRGTKRKSTSPPANEYSSKQQTPEQRGSVPPSGQNYPFTGTYGLNSPINPGVNHALLSSLNSMWSPYFQPHVPMVEHQLMFQISPDTYNLRNTALPSSSPTSSSITSSTTATSSSSISVSSSCLMSHEVPGTFVPTFLSQYGQPLGMYPSMLMTQGIPGQAGSSILPQYVSSGPQGGANESCLVTDNRAPRAEDNSHICDNHDDVIAMMDQ; from the exons ATCAGAATCAGAATGTAGGCTACAGCTCTGAAAATGAATCTCAGGGCAATAATTCTTTGCGATGGCACTGTGGCCTTCCCTCTTCCTCAGGTAAGACTTCAACACGGATGCCATCTTGCCCTCTGTCTCACCTGGAGGGCCGCAGTCCAAATATTGGCTTGGACAATGCCAAGAAGAGAATCTCAAAACCTGCTCACATGCGGAGGAACATCAG GAAGTTGTTGAAAGAGCACCACTTGGATGTGGTAACTAAAGTTTCCCAACTTGAAGAGACAAAGAGACGCAAGCGCCTGGATCAGAGGAACAATTTTACTGTAGCTCCAGAgcttgtgtacacacacacactag GGGATCTGTGTGCAAGTCTGACATATGGCTCCAAGGAAAGTGCAGTATGTGTGCAAACAAGCAACAGCAGTAACGCATACAGCACTGAAGTGTCAGTGCTTCGAACAACTGCCCCTATAAGAG aggctgtgtgtgtttctgtagacCAAAGTTCAGTTGAGAAAACCACCTCATGCTTCATCAGCAAATCTGCCAATGAGGATTCTGAGAGCAGCGGTGTGCCTCTTAACAATGCTGTCAACCAACCAGATGCTCAGGAGCGAGTCCTCATCAATGTCGGTCACCCAGAGGATGACAGTGACATCTACCTCTCCCCTCAACTTGCATGTTTCGTCAAACCTCATCAG ATTGGAGGAATTCGGTTTCTGTACAATAACTTGGTTGAGTCACAGAAGCATTTTAAAAGCACCCCTGGTTTTGGCTGTATCCTGGCTCACAGCATGGGCCTGGGTAAAACTCTACAGGTCATCTCTTTCATCGACATCCTGCTGCGCCACACCGGAGCTCACACCGTGCTCGCCATCGTCCCT GTGAACACACTACATAACTGGTTGGCGGAATTTAATCTCTGGGTCCCGCCTGCTGAAGCCCTGCCACCTGACAATGACCCTGGCCACATTACGCCACGTAACTTTAAGGTTCACATCCTTAATGACGAGCACAa GACCACAAGCAGCCGTGCTAAGGTAGTCGAAGACTGGTACAGAGATGGTGGTGTGCTGCTAATGGGCTATGAGATGTACCGCCTACTCTCACTCAAGAAAAGCTTTGTCACTGggcgaaaaaaaaagaacacaaagcCATGTGAGCAGGGTATAATTGATGTAGATAAGGAGGACCACCAGCAGAAGCTAATGAAAG GCATCGAGAGGGCTCTTTCTCAGCCTGGTCCAGATGTGGTGGTCTGTGATGAGGGCCACCGCATTAAGAACTGGCATGCCAGCACCTCACAGGCTCTGAAGGGCATTGGGACACGGCGGCGGCTAGTGCTGACTGGTTACCCACTGCAAAACAACTTGTATGAGTACTGGTGCATGGTGGACTTTGTGCGTCCCGGCTTCCTGGGCACACGGCCTGAGTTCAGCAACATGTTTGTGCGGCCCATCCTGAATGGCCAGTGTGTGGACAGCACACCTGAAGATGTACAGCTCATGCGCTACCGCAGCCATGTGCTACACAATCTGTTGGAAGGCTTTGTACAAAG ATGTGGACATGATGTGCTATGCTCCCAGCTGCCACAGAAGCAGGAGCATGTAATTTTGGTGCGTCTGACGGCACTGCAGCGCGCACTCTATGTTGAATTCATGAATCGCTTTAGAGAGGCTGGAAATACTGGCTGGCTTAGCCTTAACCCACTTAAAGCCTTCTGTGTCTGCTGCAAA ATCTGGAACCACCCTGACATACTGTTTGAGGCACTTGAAAGGGAAAATATGGCCAGTGAGCAGGATCTGGACCTGGATGACATCACTGCTAGCAGTACTCAttgctcagccaatcagagctcgAAACCCTGTGAATCAAGCAGCAATCAAGGAGAACTGACTCTAAGTCGGCTGCAGGAGAAATCCAGTCAGGTTATTACATATGAATGG GCAAAAGACATCATGGCAGGCTATAAGAAAGGCATCTTAGAAAATTCAGCTAAGATGGTCCTGTTTTTTCACATTATTGAGGAAAGCGTCATGAGTGGAGACAAGGTCTTGGTTTTCAG TCAGAGTCTGTCCACGCTTACAGTCATTGAAGAATTTCTGGTCAAGAGAACGATGCCTGACTATAGCGGAAGTGGTGTGAAGCAGACCTGGGTCCGCAATGTCAACTACTATA GGCTGGATGGAAGCACCTCAGTTTCAGAGCGAGAAAGGCTTATAAACCAGTTTAATGATGTGACAAATAATTCTGCTCGGCTTTTTCTGCTGTCCACCAG GGCTGGCTGTCTTGGTGTGAACTTGATTGGTGCCAATCGTGTGGTGGTGTTCGATGCCTcttggaatccatgccatgatgCTCAAGCTGTGTGCCGTGTTTATCGCTATGGGCAGCGCAAGCCATGCCACATCTACAGACTTGTGTCTGACTTTACCTTGGAAAAGAAAATCTATGACCGGCAGATCTCCAAACAGGGAATGTCTG ATCGTGTGATAGATGACTTGAATCCTGTTCTGACATTCACACGCCGGGAGGTGGAGTCTCTCTTGAACCTTGTGGAAGAGGAGCCTGATCCATTAGACTCTGCCTATCTACTCCACCCTCAGGAAAACATGGAGACAGTCCTCAGGAAAGCCTGTATGAGATACCCTCACCTTATAACCAAG CAACCCTTTAACCATGAGTCCTTACTGATGGACCGACAAGACCTCAAACTTACAAAGGAGGAGAAGCAAGCAGCTAAGAAGAGCTATGAGAATGAGAAGAGAGCATCAGTGCCCTACACACGTCCATCATATGCACACTACTACCCAGCTAGTGACCAAAGCCTTACCAACATCCCTGCCTTCAGCCAGAGAAACTG GAGGCCTCCCTCACAGCTGGAGGATAAACCAGCTGCCAGTATTCACCTGGCACAGACAACCCTAACACCAACAGTGCACAAAAAGGAAGGCCAGAAGGAAAGTCAGGTTTCTGCCCCCTCTGTGAAATTAGGCCCCAAATCTGCTCTCAATTTTCCAGTCACCTACCTACAGAAAGCAGGAGTCTTTGTACAGAAGACTGTCACTACTACAG ATATTGTGATTCCTGGTGCAAACAATTTGTCAGAGACAAAGACCAAGATAAGTGCAGGCGAAAGCATCCACATCATCAGAGGAACTAAAG GAACCTACATTCGGACATCGGATGGAAGAATCTTTGCCATCCGTGCTGTGAGAAAATCCAGACAAAGTGAAGAGAGTACAGACACAAAGAAAG ACATGCCACCCTCACTGGAGAACTCCATAAGTAAGAGCACGAGTGGTAGTCTGTCCCCTGATAACATGCCAAAAGTCTTAACTCCCAAAGCCATGACTCGACCTCTCTCCCCAGATACACCAGAAATTCTGAGTGAGCTTCAGCGTTACACCAAAGTGCCACCTCTGCCTCCCTCAGGAGTGGCCAATCCAGAGACAGCCTCAGAAAAGGGAGTTATGATTCTGCCTCAAACCAATATTGCCTCACCAGACAATGATGTGCCACTGGACCTAAGGGGCACAAAGCGCAAATCCACATCACCACCTGCCAATGAATATTCGTCCAAGCAGCAAACTCCAGAACAAAGAGGTTCTGTTCCACCTTCTGGACAGAATTATCCATTCACAGGTACTTACGGCTTAAATTCTCCCATCAACCCTGGTGTAAACCACGCCCTTCTGAGCTCACTCAACTCTATGTGGTCACCCTACTTCCAACCTCATGTTCCTATGGTTGAGCACCAACTCATGTTCCAGATCTCTCCAGATACCTACAACCTTAGAAATACAGCTTTGCCCAGCTCCTCCCCAACATCCTCCAGCATCACCTCTAGTACTACAGCAACTTCATCCTCCTCTATTTCAGTTTCTTCATCATGCTTGATGAGCCATGAAGTACCTGGGACGTTTGTGCCGACATTTCTGTCACAATATGGGCAACCATTGGGTATGTACCCATCCATGCTAATGACTCAAGGGATTCCAGGACAGGCAGGATCTAGCATCCTGCCCCAGTACGTGTCCTCTGGCCCACAAGGTGGTGCTAATGAGTCTTGTCTCGTCACAGACAATAGAGCACCGAGAGCTGAGGATAACAGTCATATTTGCGACAATCATGATGATGTAATTGCAATGATGGACCAGTAA